A region of the Marmota flaviventris isolate mMarFla1 chromosome 3, mMarFla1.hap1, whole genome shotgun sequence genome:
TCCATCCTTTATCTTTAGACAAAATCTATTCTTGTTTTCAAATAGAGTTTTAAATGTCCATGTGTTTTATGCCTCATTCAAATAAATCATGTCTCAATTttggatgttttctctttttatcttgtaCATGAAACTCCAGCAGATTTAATATTGGCATTCATTACCTATGAAACCCTTCACATGTCCTTCAAACCAATCAATTTGGAATTCTCAACGTTTTCTGTGCCAATAAAATCAGGTGTGGAATTGGTAGATTTGATGCAGACCAGCTTCTTCCTTGACTTTACTGGACTTCTAGTCGCCATTCCGATTGGGGGAAGTAGAAGATGGGGAAGTAGAGACATTTCTTGGCCTGAGTCTCTAACAGTAGAGACGTAGAAGAGAGAGCAAGATCACAAGGAGACTGGCTGTTGAATGCAGGGCACTGCCACCTGTGCTGGGTGTAGCATTAGTTGAATTGGGAGCAGCAGAGGTACTCTGTGAGGAGTTACTTGAAAGTGTCACAACAGCTGTTTGGTGTGAATAAATCTGCGTGGCTAGGAGCAGTGTCagaagcaacatccccagccccatcctagTTACGCGGTGTGTTTCCCTGGTTGCTAGGTACAAGGAGATAGGACGGCTCTGGGAGGGTGCAGGCAAAGTGGAAAACATAGCATCTTATAGGCCAACTGACTTCAGGCTAAATGGTTATACTACAagcactttgtttctttttggtttccTCACTAAACAACAACATCCTGTCAGAAACACACCACATCAACTcatggaaatatttcaaatttgttaATGGCTGCATAATTCCTCTTTATAAGGATGTGTCATGGTTGATTTAATTGCTCTCATATTTTGGCTAAGAAATTGTTTCCAATTTTGACAATTAGAGTGCACCAATGAATAAAATTGTGCATATgtatttttgtaagttttttaataaaataaaaattatagaatatagTATAAATTCCTAAACTTGAGATTTCTAAATCAATAGCAAACCCACTTTCAATTAGCAATGTTAAATTGTTTTCTATACAGTATTTCAGTTCCCATAAACAGTGTATTATTAGGGTTCTTGTTTCTCACCAACCTTAACAACAGGGTAGATTTTGATAGTTACAAAATGTTGGCTATTGAGAGGACTAGACACGGTAACTGAGAATCATGTTACTTTGAATTTCTGTAATTACATGTGggattaaatattatttcacaaATCAAGCAGCCATTTCCCATACAATTATAAATTGTCTATATACAGGTTTAGCTAATTTTCTCtatcaagtttttattttcttatacctCTTAAGAGTTGTTTATATATCATTAATatcattttttcatctttgatattataaatatttcctcctagtTTGACCATGATTTGATTTTGTTTATGAGGCTGTGTCTATATAGGTGTACTAAAAAAAGCCTTTATTTttgtgtcttcaaatttgtcaaTCATATGTATTGTGCTTGTATTTGATTAACATCTAGAAATCttttcttatatcaaagatgaaaagaaattcaCAGTATTGACTGTTTCAATGTTGCATAgctttttgtttaatataattatattcatttttttttcttttttgtttttgtgtcctGGGCTCTTGGGGTCTTGTCCAAAAATCCTTGCCTATTTTGATGACTTAAAAATTCCCCATCTATCTTCTTCCAGTAGTTTCATAATTTAACTTTTCACATTTAAGTATTTCCTtctttgctgggagccattagccaagtaggtatgacaatttccttgccagcgtaccccatgttgcttagtggaaggactcgtgtaAATAGGACactttgcagtgacattgcatgtaggtgaccttactcaaggaccagggcggatctgggtttagggtgttcccggtttaggataatcgggtttagggcgttcctggtttagggcattccaggtttagggcgttccaggtttaaggttattcctgttgggaatagggagtatcctgctgcctgagttccccttgagttctcacgggattcagacagtattttttgggagacagaagcccagtgggggtggatttgtgcagagaatgtggatttccccagaatgtgattgtagatggctggtgtgagttcgggaataaagagttgttgtttgaatctacaagctgtgtggtggctcgtgattttgtgcccagccagactgcagcattcattagcccaatgtctccctctacggcatcgtgggcaaatacccggtattctattcctttgatacctacttttgttaaaccctcctcctatggggcaattccttttaaaatgtcctgtttgttcacaatcatagcatgtttttggcctggcatctaaagcctgtcgtactgcagctgccaagacttgcccttgttcattaatatctctacataatttaatatatgtgtttaaatcttcatgtctccatggtctaataacctctctgcagcaacgatttgcttggtcataagccagttgttttattaatggcattgcttgttctgtatcgcccaaaattttggcagccgtttgaattagcctatctacaaagtcagcgtaaggttcattagctctctgtattaccttagatagctgaccttgtaaatctccatgtccttgtaaagtcttccatgccctaactgcgtctgcagcaatttgtgcatatatagcaggatcatattcaatttgttgctgttgaccctcataaggtccttttcctaacaacatatctagatttctttgagggtaacgggctgctgcatttcgcctagctgtctccgcgcaaaattcctcattggcaaccttccataacaaatattttcctccatttagtacagatttacacatgctagcccaatctgctggcgtcatgtccaagttagtaatggactcgaccatgcttaccgtgaagggagcttggggaccataggttgttacagcctcctttaactgcttcactgttttaaaatctaaagcacggtgaattcgctgccttcctacctgttcaagtacagggcatgctaacctttgaggtcctgtctcaggatcccatttatcaactacggggtttgagggccactcagctgtctctatccgtggggctgttggttgaattacgctcTCTTGTGATAAAATGGAGTTAGTAACAACCTCCTGTTGTGgtctttttcctaacaaccccttttcctttaaattttcttcctctgtctgactagctcgagagaccttctgttttgcttgatctaaaatgtctttctccatggtctgaacctctaacaatttacttaacgtcttttcagtttgttttttactaatttctaatctactataaagataacacaacccaataagataacacaaaacaaaaccgaaactgaatgaaacaaaaacggaataaaaaaatcgttgtatcaattttctcttcctcagggctgacaaacttcaaacctttagtcaaccattttttccagtttgcctgagaaatttctagggataggcagcttgaaacaaaaacaaaataaatcaaaacaataacacattgttttttgaattggtcacccattctttcgctcttcctcaggggcgagcaatttcacttacctccaagctttagacgttccccgtacgagccgccaaatgccacagtctggctgggcacaaaatcacgagccaccacacagcttgtagattcaaacagcaactctttattcccgaactcacaccagccatctacaatcacgttctggggaaatccactttctctgcccaaatccacccccactgggcttctgtctcccaaaaaatactgtctgaatcccgtgagaactcaaggggaactcaggcagcaggatacgccctattcccaacaggaataaccttaaacccggaacaccctaaacctggaatgccctaaaccgggaacgccctaaacccgattatcctaaaccgggaacaccctaaacccagatccgccctggtccttgagcaaggtcacctacatgcaatgtcactgcaaaatgtcctatttccacgagtccttccactaagcaacatggggtacgctggcaaggaaattgtcatacctacttggctaatggctcccagcacttctTTATGAGCTAGTTTTTGGAACTAATGAGAGATGGGATCTAGCTTCATTTCTCAGcatttgtatattaattttaccAGCACTCTTTATTGTAAAGACTATGTTTTCTCCTATCTTAGCATCTTTGTCATAAAACAGTAGCTATGGAGGTTTGGGTTTATGTCTAGTaattctattctgttccatttgacTATGTGTCCATTTTCATCTCAATAccaggcttttaatttttttaatattttacatttatttgttctaattagttatacatgacagcagaatgctcttcaaatcattatatacaaatggagcacaatttttcacttctctggttttaCACAATGTAGGATCACACAAttcctgcaatcatacatgtacctaaggtagtgatgccatcttattccaccatctttcctatccccatgctcacaccactcctttccctcttccttggCCAATCCAAAGTTGCTCCACTTATCCCATACCCCCCATGCTAATTAtgtattagcatccacttatctgagaaaacattcagcctttcaTACCATGCTTTTTTGATTGTTATAgctttatagtatattttgaaggcAGGTAATATAATTCCTCCTGCTATATTCTTTTTACTCTAGAGTGTTTGGATTATTTAGGGTCTTCTTTTGTTGAGTATGggttttaggatttttttccctacttCTGTGAAGCATATCACTGGTACTTTGATAGAGATTATATTGAGTCTGTAGATCACATTGGGAAATATGGAATCTTAACTTTTGATTCTTCCAATTCAAAAACATAGAATGtcttattttttctgtctttctttttttttttttgttttttgttttctgccattttcatattttctttttttctttttttattggttgttcaaaacattacaaagctcttgacatactgtctttcatctttaatttctttctttaatgtttgtATTATTGTGATAttattcctatgtattttatatttttctaactaTTGTAAGtgggatttttctctttatatttaggTAATTCACCAAtgacttagagaaatgcaaatgatatTACACATTGAGGTTATATCCTgcaattttgctgaattcatttattacttcTAATTGTTTCTTGGTGAAATTTTTAtgaagatcatgtcatctgcaaacagacaattttactttttcctttttaatttggaTGCACTTTACTTCTTTCATTGCAGAATGCTCAGACTAGAACTTCCGGTATTATGTTGATAACATTAGTGAAGCAGACATCTTAATTTTGTTCCAGATCTTAGAAAGTTTTCAGCTTTTTCCTATTCAGTATGATGGTAGCTCTTGACTTTTGTACACAACCTTTATTATGTTGGGTTATTTTCCTTCAAACCCtaatttgatcattttttcatcATAAGGGgataataaattttatcaaatatctcTTCTGTATGTATTGAAATGACCatttttttatccttcattctgaTGACATTGtgtatcacatttattaattcatatgTAGAACAATCCTTGCATCTTTAGGAGGAATAACATTTGATCATGATGAATAATTTTGGAGTGTAGCATTGGATTcagaatttttgtattttgtcaaGAATATTGAATCTGTATTTATCAAGAACATTAGCATATACCTTTCTGTGcttgctcactctctctctctctatgactctgtgtgtgtgtgtgtgtgtgtgtgttcttgtctAACTTTGATATTAGACGAATAGTGACCTCAGAATCATTTTGTGagaatatcattttctttattttttggaataattagtattagtttttctttaaatgtttggtggaATTCAACAGTGAAACCATCCtgtccttggcttttctttaaTGAGAGATTTTTGCAAAGCTCACATATGAGGTGGAATTAACATCCAGACTATATAAGGAACTCAAGGAACTCAttagccaaaggaaaaaaataaagataaaaacaagcaaacaaaaaaatctgatttaaataTGGGCAATGAACCTAACaagatatttatgaaaataaaaggcCAACGCAAATATGAGAAAATCCACAGTGTGACTAGTTATCAGGGAATtgcaaataaaaaacacagtATCACCTCACTCCAATAAAAGTGACTATCATCAGAAAGACAAAAGACACCAAGTGGTAGTGCAGATGTGGAGAAAACATTACACTTGCAcatgttggtgggaatgtgaattaaCAACaacatggaaaacagtatgaaggttcctcaaaaattagaaatagaattgTCATACTCTCCAGTAATCCCACTATGATTACATAttcagaggaaatgaaatcagtatatcaaAGGAACATCTGTACTCCTATATTTATTGCAGACTATTCAAATTAGCCAAGAGATGAAAACAATCTAAGTGTTCATTAACTGATGgatgataaaggaaatgtggtacagCCTGGCCTGgtagcacacgcctataatccagtggctcaggagtttgAGTCAGGAAGATCCAGAGTCCAaagcagcctcagaaacttagagagtccataagcaactcagtgagaccttgtctctatataaaatacaaaaaagaaaaaaggcctggggacctggctcagtgattaagtgcccttgagttctatccctgggtacaaaaaaaggaaggaaagagggaggggggaaggggagaTGAGGTACTGTGTCACACCAGTATACTACACAACctcatggggaaaaaatgaaattttgtcatttgaaaaagcatggatggaattggagattaTTATGTTAAGTGGAAAAAGCTAGGCAAGTACTACATGATATCACTCATACGGAATCTGAAAACGTTTGTTTCATGAAAACTAAGAGTAGAATGATAGTTAACAGAACAAGGcacaagaaggaagaaggagagatgGGGACTGTTTAATCATTGGGAATTAAGATACATTTAGATAGGAGTAAGAAGTTATTTGCTGTTGCACAGTATGGTGAATACAGAAGACAAAAAAGCACTGTATATTTCAAACAACTGAAAGAAAGGatattgaatgttttcatcatgaagaaatgaaaaatatttgaggagatataCGTTTACCCTTACTTAAATAATTCAAACTGTACACACCAAAACTTCACATCATATTCCATAAATATAATCTTAATGTTATATGTATCagttaaatattcaaaaataaattcacccacattttcttttaatactgtttattttcaatttttatatttagatcaATAAATCATTTGCAGTCAATTTTTAGGTATGATTTAAGAAATGACCtatctttttatctttccaaTTATGTAAAAATTTGCCCAGTAATACACATTTAAAAGTTCATATATTTCACATGTAATATAGTCTATATCAATCTTTTCATTCTATTCCACTTTATGTAATTACTAATACTTCTACAActtgatattttcattaaatatttaatgccTGATTATTGTAGTTTCTTgtaggttttattttcttaacaaattCTTTAGGCCATAGttgctttattatttcttcaaaaaatgtgTTCTACCTATATCCATAAGGAAAATCTTGTTGGTATTTTTATTGAACTTTTATTAAACTTTTAGTAAAATAAGTGAGAACcttcataattttataaagaataattcTATTGAATCACAAACAAagatttgttgttttttccctaCCTTCAGAGAATGTGtatgattttttactttatcaaaCAAGAGATATTTTCTTCAAAGTACAAAATCAAAAATCCTAGCCcagtcaaataaaaaataaaaggagagaaaattaaaattaatgaaatcagaaatgaaagaggaaatattaTGACAGATGCTTCAAAAATAATAGAATCATAATAGACTACTATGAAAAATTCATGCCAAAAAAATTGAATAACCTAGAGGAAATGGACACATTCCTAGTAATATATACTCTACCAAGACTGAATAAAGAATAGCCTGAACAGActaattacaaataaaactgaaGTAGTGATCAAaatttcccccaaaaaagaaaggccCAAGATAAGACGGTTTTGAAGATAAATTCTACGAAAActcaaggaagaattaataccaattctttaactctttgaaaaaaatagaagtacaGGGAATACTTGCAAGTTCATGTTCTCTGAGATATCTATCACTCTAATACAAAAACCAGAATACTTCAAGTATTTGACCACAATAGAAATACCAATTCAgctttgaataaataatattgtgaATAGACTGTAAAATTACCTCAATAAGTAAGTTAGTAAACAGAGAATTTGTTACTAAAAATTTCAAGTAATGGCCAActttagaaaatgaatataaatttgtATGAATATCTGAATATAGGAATTATGACATGTTTTGGGAAAGAGAACAATAAGGGTAagtaatataaaatttagaaaattatcttttggattacccagaaaaaaatttcaaaattttgtgtaaagtttattttatgtgtaaataATAATGAGTTTTTAAAGGGTGTAATCATAGACTAATGCCAACATAATgttaaataacttatttattgacagtaaaattattgaagaaatatttccattaaaaagtacaaataaaattatttatttaatgcataAGGGAATTTGTATTACTATTTAACTGACCCAACTTTTAAGATATTTGTTTTGAGATAATAATGAACATTctgacacttttctttttttagttatgatatcatatatatgtatgcaaattttcttataaaattttatctatattttcttttttattcatatatatatataatctgttctagttatacatgaatacattttgacacattatacttaaatggagtataacttctcgtttttctggttgtacatgatatagaatcacactggtcagtGGTCATATATGcaatagggtaataatgtctggttcattctactgtcttttctaccccgctactccctcccctcccttcactcctctatgcctaatccaaagtacctctttTTTTACCGTTTTCTTTTGAATAACAAATAAAGGTCtttcactttaaatattttctttcaattcagAAAGGTTAGTTTGATGAGTGAATAAAACATGGCTGTACGCATAATCAAAATGGAAGTATATAACTCttagaatctattttgaaagATGTTAATTTGAAAGATGTTAATtcaaatagttaattttatgGGTAAATCAACTGGTAAATTAGAATGACTTTTGAGGGACAGGTGCCACTGAGatactaaaaaattatatattaaacaaaCTATGAATGAAGTAGCACAGAGGACTTAGTGATAACTCtaccttgaaatgaaaaaaacaggTACTTAAGAAAAGTGATATTTGAACTGGCTACTTAGAGGGCTCAGAAATGTTATTATAtgaagtatttcaaaataaatgacagGTAGCCAAGCAGTTTAAATAGCACGATATTGCTTTAAGCAAATTGGTCCTCACTGATACATAACAGAATCAAAATTGCTGAATCTATTGATAATACCTTAGGTTTTACTTTTATTACATTGCcacaaaatatttacaatatgggtgtatatatatgtacatatatgtgtgtgcgcACATATATAATTTGTGTGCTGTTAATATTTGTAAGCATTAAATAATTCTCAAAGATCATTAGGTATAAATTGGCAGGttagaaaaaaaacatgtatacataaataaaaaggaagactataaacaatttataatcaattgtttaaatattttttgtcctGAAATCATGtttataatctatatattttCTACAATTCAACTCATTCTACAAATCTACAGAAACTTCTATAATTGTctaattatatattatgtttatttttctccctgGTTATATTTTATACCATCCCTTTGGGtgctattttcaaatatattttgttccaACCAATATACacagttttaaaaactgaaatgaaaaaaaggacAATCTGATctaatatacaatatttttaatatatggaaaaaatcatgaaattggATGCATACCTTTGAAAATACTATTATAtttgattcattaaaaattttgtttattacacaaaatttaaatttcacagaCCTAATAAATTCAGCCCTAAACTAGGAATTTTCTAAGCTAGAACTTGAAGCTTCTACCATCTTAGTTTCACTGGCAGGAAGTATGTCTATATCAATCTGCATATCTGTACTATATACACCTAGATCTGACATATATGTcaaacaaataatatttgaaaacagaaagaattagcattgttcttatttcaaaattattcacAAATCATTTGGAATTTGATTTAGGTGTATCCCAACTTAAGCAGAGGAAGTTTGGGGAGTTTGAGAATTTCAAATAAGTATTACATTTCAATATTGATTTTCAAAACCAAATTAGTAagattatcacattttctttgatgAAAATCATTATAAACGTAACATCTTACATCTAAAAACTAAGGATTGTTACTTTAcagtatatgcacatatacatgaatatgtgtgaatatatatacacaaatatctaaaatatttaaatatatacttcaaaGATAAACAGTGCTCAAAGATGAACATCAAAAACTCTActacaattttcttttaatttattcagttACAATATACATCAATTAATtagaagcataaaaaataaatattacttctaCATTGTTTTTAATAGGTCATATATCAAATGCAATTTCAAATGGAACAATATTTTATAGTCTACATAACTGTCATtcttaaaagacaaaagagaCATATTGAAAGTAGAAGCTTACGATTTTCACATGTTAATACAAAGAAAGCTAAGAGAACAGGGAAAACAAAGTCAAAACAAAAGGGAGTTTTAATGGAGATTCAAAGCGAGGCTACCATTTCAGAccaaagttttaagaaaaaaaaatattttttgaaagacataaagatgaatatcaaagcaatgaaataaatagaaaagggaGAAATGATCTCTTAGAAACTGTTGAAACTACCTGAGCCTCCTTTATTCATATCCTTTGAATAAAGAAGTAGAATAttcatttctttgaaaaagaCACAATCCTgtgtatcaaatttaaaaaggcttTTTTCACTTGTTGATTCCGTAAGGTATAGATGAAAGGGTTCAAAAGTGGAGCTACTGAGGTATTGAGGACAGCAATTCCCTTGGAAAAAGATATTCTTTGTTTGATTGAAGGTTTAAGATACATGAAGATGCAGCTGCCATAGGAAAGGGATATCACGATCATGTGAGAAGAACATGTGGAAAAAGCCTTTTTCCTCTGACTAGTTGAAGGGATTCTTAGAATGGTCAGGGCGATATAGGTGTAGGATATTATCACCATGACTAATGTGACCAAGAGTGTCACCAAAGCTGAGATGAATCCCATCATCTCCAGGAGCCGTGTGTCTGTGCAGGAGATCTGCATGAGGGGTGTAGTGTCACAGTAGAAATGATCAATAACGTTGGAGGCACAGAAGTCAATATTTAGACCTAGGACAAGTGGTGGGAAGATGACAAAAAAGCCAGCAAGCCAACAACTGAGGACCAGCTGAATGCAGATTTTGCTGTTCATGATGGTCATGTAATGAAGGggcttacagatggccacatagcggtcataggacaTAGCTGCCAACAAGTAAAATTCTGATGCTCCAAGTAGGAAGGCAAAAAACACTTGAGTAACACAACTGGCATAGGAAATGGTCTTGTCCCCAGTTGCCATAATAGCCAGCAATTTAGGGATGCATGTAGTAGTATAGGAAATTTCTAAGAAGGAGAAATTCcgaaggaaaaaatacatggggGTCTTCAGGTCAGTATCTACCAGGGTAAGTGTGATGATGGTCAGATTGCCAGTGACGCTCAGCAAGTAGGTAAGAAACAGGAAGACAAATAACACAACTTTCAATTCTGGGTCATCAGTCAAACCTGCCAGGATGAACACTGTCAGTTTTGTGTAGTTTTGCATTATGGTGCTCTGACATTTACCAGTTCTggatagaaaacaaataataataatctctacAGAAAAATAACAGCAATAACTAGTGTAGAGGTGACATTAACAGTGGTTTTTCATGGAGAGCAAAATAATCTTCATTGCTGTATTAAAGATGATTCTGTCAGGAAGAATAATAGTTTGTATTTTCAAATTGCAGGCCGAGAATGCATACATCAATTTGCAAT
Encoded here:
- the LOC114078821 gene encoding olfactory receptor 6C74-like gives rise to the protein MQNYTKLTVFILAGLTDDPELKVVLFVFLFLTYLLSVTGNLTIITLTLVDTDLKTPMYFFLRNFSFLEISYTTTCIPKLLAIMATGDKTISYASCVTQVFFAFLLGASEFYLLAAMSYDRYVAICKPLHYMTIMNSKICIQLVLSCWLAGFFVIFPPLVLGLNIDFCASNVIDHFYCDTTPLMQISCTDTRLLEMMGFISALVTLLVTLVMVIISYTYIALTILRIPSTSQRKKAFSTCSSHMIVISLSYGSCIFMYLKPSIKQRISFSKGIAVLNTSVAPLLNPFIYTLRNQQVKKAFLNLIHRIVSFSKK